AGTAGATCGGACCTGCGCCCTACGGATATACAAGGTGGAATCCTTGGAATTGAGTTCAATGGCCTGCGATAAGTCCAAATTTGCGCCGATCAGATCGTGAAGATTAATCCTCCCCTCGGCACGGCCTGCGAAGAAATCCGCATTGGGGCCCTGCTTCAGGGCCAATGTGAAATCTTCCTCCGCCTCCTTCCAGTGCCCAAGCATGAGCTGGAGCGATGCCCGGTTGGCCCGAGCCCCGACGGAAGCCGGATCGAGCTCGAGCGCCTGCGTATAATCGTCCATTGCGCCGCCGAGATCTTTCAAAAAGCGTCTCGCGACCCCTCGCTTCCAGATCGCTTCTGGGTCGTTCGGATTAAGGGCCACGGCTCTATTGAGCGCGACCAGGGCCGTCTCATAATCTTGCAACAGCACCAGGGTCCAGCCAAAATTCAATTGAAATCTTGCGTTCTCGGGCTCTAGCCGGACCGCTTCCCGAAAATCTTCCAAAGCTCCTGAGACATTCCGCACCTGCAATCGCTGGACGCCCCGCGCATTGTATGACACAGCGGTGGTAGGGCCGTTATTCTGGAAAGGAAAGCCAGGGGCGATGGTCGGAAATGACAGGGCCGACTGGCTACGACATCCGGCCAGCATACCCAGGCCCAACATCGCACCTGCCAAGACGCAAGTCATGGGAAAGTACAGCCCGATCATTGCGATGGGTCTGACCTCGCTCCAGGATGTGATATTCGTCCGATGCGAGAGCTGATCCTAATCGGAGTGGCTGCTGCTCTCAATCATCCGTTCGTGCTGATTACCCTGCATTTGGTGGAAAGACCCTGTCTTGTTGAGGCGAGATATTCCGAGGACGCGATGCCAAATAATGATGGATGCCGTTTCATCGCACCATGCAACTCGAAAGGATAGTCCTTCCGTTAGCTGGTCATCGGGCAACACAGCATGAGCCCGCTTCGGCGGTTGTAGCTCGCCGGAGAAAAAGCACAAGGGCTGGTCGATGTCCGGCCTATTCATGGCCCGCTTGGGGACTAAACTGCATCCAGACGATGTCGCCACGGTCCGGCATATAGGGCCGCCGGCTCTTCAGAATGCCTCGGCCCACCGGTCCGCAGAAGTCCGTTTCTTCGTGCACGTTACGCGGGGCAATGCGTTTAACCAGATCCTCCAGACGATAGACGCGGCGCAGGCGTGGCCTTAGGACAATCGCTCCTTTTCGAATTTCGATCTCCAGATCATCCTTCACCTTGAGCCCCGCTTGCTGGGCAATGCTCTTCGGTACTCGGATGGCCAAGCTGTTGCCCCATTTCTGGGCGGTGGTTTTCATCTCCGCCGTCCTCCATTCCTCTAGAGTAGATACGGTGTAGATACTCCCTGACCGCACGGTTCAACGGAGAGTTGCGAGACAAGAGATTCAACGGAAGATTGGGTTATGGAGAAGAAGTCACTGGAGGTGCCTCTCCGGCGGTGTCAATGGAGAGGGACTTCACCCGGTGAGCTGCCGCCTCCTGAGCGCGCCTCTCGACCCGCTGGTCTGCCGAAGTCAATCTCCTCGTGGACGTGACGCTGGGGATGCAATTGACCAGATCCTGGAGCCGATAGGCACGGAGTAGGTACGGCCTCAGCACAAGCGCACCTTTTCGCACTTCGATTTTCAGGCCATCCTTCGTTTCGACCTCTGATTGGAAGACCATATTCGTCGAGGCCGGCCATCCAGGCTGGCGCAAAGCGACAATTTAGCTGAGCCCGTCATCTCACGTAGACGACGCCGGGCAGTCCTTTCAGATCCGCATCGCCCGTGACGACCTCGGCCTCTTGGTCCTTTCCTGTTGCATAGACGATCGCATCGGCCATGGCCAACCCGTGGTGCAGGCTTAGGTCTGCGGCAAGATAGGCAATGGAGCTTGTCAGCGGAATCACGTGGGTCCCGTTGAGCCTAGCCGTGTGCAATAATGCCGTTTCCTCCCCTCGCTCCCGCTTGATGATCTTGTAGACCTCGTACAGCACGATCGTGGGTGTCACGATTTCGTACCGAGGGGTGAGATAGACCGCATACCGATCGGCCAGCGGACCATCTGTGAAGAATTCGATCCATCCGCTGGAATCGATGAGGACCTTCACATCCGGTCCTTTTTTTCTCGGAGCCCGGTTGTCGCCATGCCCTTCAGCACGCCCCTGAGCGACTTCAGCGGCACTTCCGGCACCAAGGTGATGACGCCTCCCTTCTCGACCACGTGCAAACGTTGGCTGGGGACCAGGTGAAGTTTGTCCCGGACTTCCTTCGGAATCACGACCTGGAATTTCGGCGAAATCGTCGTCATAGCCATACGGATCTCCTTACCAAATGATGATCGATCATAGTATCGTCATACCTCGTCAGTCAAGGCAAGCATATTTCCTGCTGCACCACGCCGGCTCGGCAAGAAGGTTGGCCTATCAGAGAAGTTGCTGGAGGTATTTCTCCGGCGGACTATAAGAACCGGATAAAGGGAAACGCGCCTAGGGTGCTTCTCCGCCGGCGCAGTTACGAAAAAACGATGAAGGCCGGCGGTTCAAGCGAAGGGTAGAGCAAAGAAAGACACAGGAGGTGTCTCTCCGCCCGCTCAATGAAGAACGGCTTCGCCTGAATAGCGGGCGGCTCTCACGAAGTGCGGATTAAGGAGGATACGAAACACCGAAGGGTTTTCTCCGGCGGCGTCAATGAAGAGGGGCTTCGCCCGATGAGCTGCCGGCTCACACGAAGTGCGAATTAGGGAAGAAGTCACTGGAGGGATTTCTCCGCGGGCATCATATTCCAAAGACCTAAAAGAGCCCGCGGCTCAAGCGTAGCTTGGATCAAAAGAGACAAATCACTGGAGGTGATTCTCCGGCGGCGTCAATGAAGAGGGGCTTCGCCCGATGAGCCGCCGGCTCACACGAAGTGCGGTATGGTGGTCCCAACGGGATTCGAACCCGTGTCTGAGCCTTGAGAGTCGATCCAGAGCGGTTTTAACAGTGGCTTGATTTTGCGACGGTTTCCCCGTTCCTCCTTCATATCAATGGGTTATTCACTTTCTATGGACTCTACCGAGTCCAGCAATCCTGTGGATTACGCACAGGGTTAGTACAAAATTAGCACAGGTCCATCCAGTTCAGTCCTCTTCGGGGCAATGACAGTGCCTTGACACTGTCATTCATCATGACGTACACTCTTGTCATTCACCATGATTGACACGGAGGGCACATGAAGACTCAGATGATGCAATTTCGGGTTACGGAGGAAGAGAAGGCCTTAGTCGAGAAGTGTGCCAAGAGGGCCGGGATGGAGGTAGCGGATTACATTCGGGTCTGCCTGCTTATGGAAATGGTCATCGATGGAGAGGTCCAGGCCTTGAAGATTATCGGGCGGCGGATCGGCATGAAAGCGATGGATGCCCTGAGCCGTCGTCTCAAGGACAACCCGGCGCTGCAATGATGTCGAGGTGTGCGGCTGCGCGGACGCGCAGCCGCCAGCACGCGGGCAAGCCCCCTATGAGTAATACGGGGGCGCAAATAGCACAGGTAGGTACTCTCGTTAGATCATGCAAAACGTTCAGAAAAGACCGTTGAAGCAACGAGTTATGAAGATGCCAAGCAGGTCAAGGCTGCTCACATGTGAGTACTCACAAGTGAGTAGAATCTATGTCTACATGTGAGTACTCATATAAGAGCATATGGGCGGGACGACACTACACAAACGACATTGTCAACGGTGCCATCATGTCTGGTGGCCTCGCCAGTCTGAGCTACCGCGGCGGTGTGCCAAGTGCAGAAGCCCATATTGGAATCGCCCCAGAAAAAAGGGGGTGCAAGCGGCAAATTCCACATCGGAACCGATTCGGCCCGCTACGTCACCCACTCCCAACACGCCGGCCCAGCCTTCGGCCACAGAGCCGGATCGGTCGATGGCCCGCGCTCTAGAGGTCTTAAAACAGATGAAAGCAACCGGGACCAGTTGGGCGCACATGGCGGAACGGCTGCAACAGGAGTTCGGCGTCCAATTGGACAAAGACCAACTGAAAGCGCTGGTGCGGTAGGGGGTGCGGGACGACCTCCCCTCCGAATTCAAAATAACCATACCCCCAGCGGCCACATACACCCCGCTGGGGGGAACGGGCTAGTACCGCGCAATGGCGCCTCTTGCAGTGGTGCAGAACGGAGCAAAGCGGAGGGCAAGACACTGCTCCCGGCGGCATGCGCGCGCGACGCCGCCGTGTCGGGTTCGGGGGTCCCGACCGGCGATTCAAGATCAGCTAGCGCGCAAGAATAGGCGGACGAATCGCAAGAACCCCAGATATCGGTTTTGCGAGGGAGATCCCGCTAAAACGACCGCCGTAAATCGAATATGAGCGACGATCGTACACCGACCCTACCTCCCCCCTTCACTCATCCGGCCGGTCGTGCACGGCTTCACCGTACGGACCCTGTATGCTGTTAACAGCGAAGGACATAGCCAAAGAGCTTCAGATTCCGGCCTCGACAATCTACGCATGGGCGAAGCAGGGCAAGATTCCCTGCAAGCGGCTTCATAGGCTACTGCGGTTTGAACGGGAAAAGATTGATGCCTGGCTCGCGTCGTGCCCGGATGGTCACCAGCCACAGAAAGCCAACATCGTTCCGAAAGCCACCAGGACCGATGTGGACGCGCTCATTGCGAGCGTCAAGCGCGAGGTCTATACTGCCGCGCGCGGGGAAACCAGACCGAAATCAGGCCTCATCAGGAAGGGGGAAGCGGATGGGGCTGTTTAAGCGTCACAAAGTCTGGTGGATGAGTTTCAGTTACCAAGGGCGACAGATCCGAAGAACCACCGGCACCACGGACCGGCGACTAGCGGAAAGTATCTTGGCCAAGATCAAGGTGAAGCTGATCGAGGGCCAGTATTTCGACCGGTTAGAAGAACAAGTGCGGACGGTTGAGGAGATGATGGACCGATATCACCGTGAGCGGGTGATTGGCAGGAGTCGCCACGGTGAACGGCGCGCACGTGCGATGCTGAAGCACTTGCTGCCGATCTTTGGTCAAATGACTCTGGCACAAGTCACGCCGAAAGAGCTTGCTGCCTACAAGTGGCGACGGCTACAAGAGAAGGCAGCTCCGGCCACCATCGTCAAAGAACTGGCCTTCCTGAAGGCCGCCTTCAATATGGCCATTCGTGAATGGGAATGGTGCCGGGATAATCCGGTGCGGCGCGTCTCGATGGGCAAGGTTAACAATGCGCGGGTCCGCTACTGCGATGATCAGACCTTAGCGCAAATCTACCAAGCCTGCCCGGGCTGGTTGCAACCGATTGTGATGGTTGCCCGATATACGGGCCTGCGTCGGGATAACGTGGTCTCACTGCAATGGAACCAGGTGGATTTAGCGCGAGGTCTCATCGTGCTTGATCACACTAAGAATGGTGACCGCTTAGGGATACCGCTGTGCGAGCCGGTCATCAAGACCCTGGAAGCTGTGAAACCCAGCCGTCCATATGCGGATGGTCCGGTGTTCCTTCAACGCAACGGAGATCCGGTCACGGGTGATATGGTCACTATTGCCTTTCGGCGGGCTTGTAGAGCGGTCGGAGTGGCGGACTTCCGCTTCCATGACTTGCGTCATACCTTTGCGTCGGCCCTTGTCCAACGGGGTGTTGATCTCTATCGCGTCCAGCGGCTGTTAGGCCATCGCGATGGACGGATGACACAGCGTTACGCACACTTGGCACCTGAGAATTTGAGAGAAGCCGTTCAGGTGTTCAAGGATGATTATCACAAAATTAGCACAGGTTCCATGCTCGACACTCACCCGATTTAGTTAACTGCCTGAAAATACGTGGTGGTCCCAACGGGATTCGAACCCGTGTCTGAGCCTTGAGAGGGCTCCGTCCTAGGCCAGGCTAGACGATGGGACCAGCCGGGTCATGTGTCGATCGGAGAGCGGTCGCCGCAAGAGGCGGACTGTATCACAGGGTTTTCCTGCTTTTCAAATGGGCATGTCGCGCCAGTCACACCACCTGCCCGCGGACACTTCCCGCTCTTGCTTAACGGCCATTCTGTCCCGTAAGGTTGGCCCATGCTGCGACCGATCCGGCGCTCATGGCCGCCCCTGTCCGGCATCCTGCTATTGCCGATCATGCTGAGCTCACTCTCCTCCTGCGCGTTGCTTGATGAGATTGCAGAAGGCACCGCCGTGCGTATTGATTGCTCGCCCTCGGCTCCCCTGCCGATCCCGGCGAACCGAACCATTCCCATCCGATACACGGAGCCCACCCTGCAACAGAACGGGCAACCCCTTGGCTACCTGTCGCACACCACCATCTACTAT
The DNA window shown above is from Nitrospira tepida and carries:
- a CDS encoding tyrosine-type recombinase/integrase; translation: MGLFKRHKVWWMSFSYQGRQIRRTTGTTDRRLAESILAKIKVKLIEGQYFDRLEEQVRTVEEMMDRYHRERVIGRSRHGERRARAMLKHLLPIFGQMTLAQVTPKELAAYKWRRLQEKAAPATIVKELAFLKAAFNMAIREWEWCRDNPVRRVSMGKVNNARVRYCDDQTLAQIYQACPGWLQPIVMVARYTGLRRDNVVSLQWNQVDLARGLIVLDHTKNGDRLGIPLCEPVIKTLEAVKPSRPYADGPVFLQRNGDPVTGDMVTIAFRRACRAVGVADFRFHDLRHTFASALVQRGVDLYRVQRLLGHRDGRMTQRYAHLAPENLREAVQVFKDDYHKISTGSMLDTHPI
- a CDS encoding AbrB/MazE/SpoVT family DNA-binding domain-containing protein produces the protein MAMTTISPKFQVVIPKEVRDKLHLVPSQRLHVVEKGGVITLVPEVPLKSLRGVLKGMATTGLREKKDRM
- a CDS encoding helix-turn-helix domain-containing protein, which translates into the protein MLLTAKDIAKELQIPASTIYAWAKQGKIPCKRLHRLLRFEREKIDAWLASCPDGHQPQKANIVPKATRTDVDALIASVKREVYTAARGETRPKSGLIRKGEADGAV
- a CDS encoding type II toxin-antitoxin system VapC family toxin, with the translated sequence MKVLIDSSGWIEFFTDGPLADRYAVYLTPRYEIVTPTIVLYEVYKIIKRERGEETALLHTARLNGTHVIPLTSSIAYLAADLSLHHGLAMADAIVYATGKDQEAEVVTGDADLKGLPGVVYVR
- a CDS encoding tetratricopeptide repeat protein, which produces MIGLYFPMTCVLAGAMLGLGMLAGCRSQSALSFPTIAPGFPFQNNGPTTAVSYNARGVQRLQVRNVSGALEDFREAVRLEPENARFQLNFGWTLVLLQDYETALVALNRAVALNPNDPEAIWKRGVARRFLKDLGGAMDDYTQALELDPASVGARANRASLQLMLGHWKEAEEDFTLALKQGPNADFFAGRAEGRINLHDLIGANLDLSQAIELNSKDSTLYIRRAQVRSTLLDYPGALRDLDMAVELKPSEARYYWLRARLRHALHNHVGAQQDYESALRLDPTLRDKIPKSEEPI
- a CDS encoding plasmid mobilization protein, which produces MKTQMMQFRVTEEEKALVEKCAKRAGMEVADYIRVCLLMEMVIDGEVQALKIIGRRIGMKAMDALSRRLKDNPALQ